One Malania oleifera isolate guangnan ecotype guangnan chromosome 9, ASM2987363v1, whole genome shotgun sequence DNA segment encodes these proteins:
- the LOC131163905 gene encoding peroxisome biogenesis protein 19-1-like: protein MADDLDELLDSALDDFQNLELTSSAQRAEDVTEKKPSMPCEVQGLGMGLPDLRSKKKGKQKVSKESHVSEALDKLREQTRETVRGLESMTGAKAGEDDFGNDAILEDWVKQFEELAGSQDMESIVETMMQQLLSKEILHEPMKEIGDRYPKWLEKHRAGLSKEDYQRYSQQYKLIQGLNEVYENDPGNFTKIVELMQKMQDCGQPPNDIVQELGPGFDLASLGQLSSEMADSQSNCCVM from the exons ATGGCCGACGATTTAGACGAACTCCTTGAta GCGCTCTGGATGACTTCCAGAATCTTGAACTCACTTCTTCTGCTCAAAg GGCCGAAGATGTTACAGAGAAGAAACCGTCCATGCCTTGCGAGGTTCAAGGACTGGGCATGGGTTTACCTGATTTGAGAAGTAAGAAAAAGGGCAAGCAGAAGGTGTCCAAGGAATCACACGTTTCAGAGGCTCTTGACAAGCTTAGAGAGCAGACGAGAGAGACTGTTAGGGGATTAGAATCGATGACGGGTGCAAAAGCTGGCGAGGATGATTTTGGTAACGATGCAATTCTGGAGGATTGGGTAAAGCAGTTCGAGGAGCTGGCCGGGTCTCAG GACATGGAGTCTATTGTGGAGACCATGATGCAACAGCTTTTGTCTAAGGAGATCCTTCATGAACCTATGAAAGAAATTGGAGACAGATACCCAAAGTGGCTGGAAAAGCATAGAGCTGGATTGAGCAAAGAGGACTATCAACGGTATTCCCAGCAATACAAACTCATACAAGGTCTAAATGAAGTTTATGAAAATGATCCTGGGAACTTCACGAAGATAGTTGAGCTCATGCAAAAAATGCAAGATTGTGGTCAACCACCTAACGATATTGTGCAAGAGCTTGGTCCAGGCTTTGATCTAGCAAGTCTAGGGCAGCT ATCTTCAGAGATGGCTGATTCTCAGTCAAATTGTTGTGTAATGTGA
- the LOC131164889 gene encoding probable pectinesterase 68 encodes MADLNFYCFSLWVFFFFLLFSCCSSSHAPLPVASSHYQGLDSVNAVSSNSANASAAVPSSSPMVVAGRRQLPHRHKWVGPSGYRLITVDAGGAGDFLSVQAAIDAVPDNNRVNVVIKIKAGFYKEKVVVPATKPYITFQGEGREVTVIEWHDRASDRGPNGQQLRTYKTASVTVLSSYFSARNITFKNTAPAPLPGMQGWQAAAFRISGDKAYFSGCGFYGAQDTLCDDAGRHYFKECYIEGSIDFIFGNGRSMYKDCELHSIATRFGSIAAQDRRSPYEKTGFAFVQCKVTGTGPLYVGRAMGQYSRIVFSFTYFDDVVAHGGWDDWDHVSNKNKTAYFGVYKCWGPGAQAVRGVSWARELDFEAAHPFLVKSFVNGRHWIAPEDA; translated from the exons ATGGCTGATCTCAACTTCTACTGTTTCTCTCTCtgggttttcttcttcttcctcctcttctcgTGTTGTTCATCATCGCATGCACCATTGCCGGTTGCGAGCTCTCACTATCAAGGCCTCGATTCGGTTAATGCAGTCAGCAGCAACAGCGCTAACGCATCTGCAGCAGTGCCCAGCAGCAGCCCGATGGTCGTCGCCGGGCGGCGGCAGCTGCCTCATCGCCACAAATGGGTTGGGCCCTCCGGCTACCGTCTCATCACCGTCGACGCAGGAGGAGCCGGCGATTTCCTCTCTGTCCAGGCTGCAATCGACGCCGTCCCCGACAACAACCGCGTGAATGTTGTCATTAAGATCAAGGCCGGATTTTACAA GGAGAAGGTGGTGGTGCCGGCGACGAAACCGTACATAACGTTTCAAGGTGAGGGGAGGGAGGTGACGGTGATAGAGTGGCACGATCGAGCAAGTGATCGTGGGCCCAACGGTCAACAGCTTCGCACTTACAAAACCGCTTCAGTCACTGTCCTCTCCAGTTATTTCTCTGCCAGAAACATCACCTTCAAG AACACGGCTCCGGCACCATTGCCGGGGATGCAGGGATGGCAAGCGGCGGCGTTCAGGATATCAGGGGACAAGGCTTACTTCTCCGGGTGTGGATTTTACGGGGCGCAGGACACACTGTGCGACGACGCCGGCCGCCATTACTTCAAGGAGTGTTACATTGAGGGTTCCATTGACTTCATTTTCGGCAATGGCCGCTCCATGTACAAA GACTGTGAGCTGCACTCAATAGCAACAAGGTTCGGATCAATAGCTGCGCAAGATAGGAGGTCACCATATGAAAAGACAGGGTTTGCGTTTGTGCAGTGCAAGGTGACAGGGACGGGGCCACTGTACGTGGGACGAGCAATGGGGCAATATTCCAGGATCGTCTTCTCCTTTACCTATTTTGACGATGTGGTGGCTCACGGTGGTTGGGATGACTGGGATCACGTTAGCAACAAGAATAA GACGGCATACTTTGGGGTGTACAAGTGCTGGGGGCCAGGAGCACAGGCAGTGAGGGGAGTGTCCTGGGCCAGAGAGCTGGATTTCGAGGCTGCCCATCCATTCCTTGTCAAGAGTTTTGTTAACGGAAGGCATTGGATTGCACCTGAGGATGCCTAG